The proteins below are encoded in one region of Neodiprion virginianus isolate iyNeoVirg1 chromosome 7, iyNeoVirg1.1, whole genome shotgun sequence:
- the LOC124308390 gene encoding proto-oncogene tyrosine-protein kinase ROS isoform X3, whose amino-acid sequence MVGLRIWVLIRLWALIPGVVGLLPEDFDVGSPTSFEQDCIAWCRDLDVNQSRTDEVNSEVGCGANCRLDKCTIGCAAWELALETNCQAVCNVTQELLPPKQLYCVLGCQDAVNRYFQQLKEEIGTPPAPALVADSLTATSLRLEWKGIDLAKRGAKLSYVVQWMYEELAESWQYCRNESWEKDNQILVKNLQPYTKYRFRVAVILKSTQHSRESIASAPSVPILTKPEGFPLSPPVIVRAAAVDCCRVSVSWEPGPFPNGPLLSYVLRLQGGNYSTLKDISAVENVTDHYMFQNLTPHQNYSVSITMRNSEGEGPPAVIYISTTPEPAVTDMQLPILILGGEHQVKKQVADLLENPVLIYETANKICGVAIHVASGQVFVSDSGGYVYRTSVDERTDPVVVLSPDQVNFKPLSLSVDWLNLHLYVLGEVKHATTVWQIARCNLDGRGLTVAVAAFLSKPSHIEVDPYNGYLFWVSKDGLSRLDLADISNGVKHETQPDLILEDSHLEAFMVDHRNFRLLIPHPMQNTVLSVTLDGREVSNLRANTQQPQFQNVVSLAMANGLFYWANGRDILTEDYHPGQNRYFHNSYPYKSCYSVNVLMDASQPAPVPVNPPTGVQAVLGAEMAKVSWRAPYLLGGQGKGAWQNWSYELEIKDEITGKAVHQKGIRLLSHTVHRLRERTKYSIKAAAYTSAGRGPWSTEFRGRTLRDPKGEPYASILWSATEGLLKSDVTGENVETLIHRASWKDSEMQYHIVDVAWYKDLLYLVGNNSVLYCYNTTSHENNRMHINSVGSVAVDWISKKLYWANPNQQIITRANLDGTHQEPMSILAIVKELMIDSLEAYLYWSTGYAVEVSRLNGQDRRFYYSDEIFIGKQVMGLTLDTENKFVYWIVRSYESGSILYKAPTSERIPLNDKIIPEQFQVSALQYPNIQGPLCYFSEHLLWLQDDRNAVIGDLSGQNTAIINGITLSGLQMVAIMDHALHKYPKNLSANSIVVLPSAVSIDSIRVEGKWNNFNVSWNPVKNVNYGTVFYEVKFADYINTNTNSEITKETTIPYHNSEIFSPYAILEVTIKAFTYWGMSHNTRKILRSPQAKPSQPTNARGFVEFDKKPLSDETNISAVFRWDPPDHPNGLIQVYAIDCWYMLEGMNIDICNCLNVNSTMLEYRLYQLLPNTTYYFRVQAYTEVGGGWFTDIVNISTDYENPVPKILVATPEAVRISDLDRQINDTITRHVAIEVAYSAVENKVYGINEMQEMMLADIDSPNVTKILKLNNTASSLCVNWVTRTLFWTEADYGESVSRNIMRLDLTAWEAGYTIAEKIITTRNATLNLDISPLTGTLYWIELVQADRGVTMQSNLNGENVQYFFNQIDDCSCHYAPIVRPVMAVDNTDASTPVIYWVSMEGHLNIADMDGCTCNVVLGPGFNRGLPPTSLTVDKINLYWSNADKDSVYYVEKANPDDTRIKRLYLQSPRSLKAIGKSLQPYPVAECLVPRQVSDNVEVLKKFSNSIKIKLPEPVPHFACEKYNLPATLYTIYITECSAVDSTKCSNNREKMKLKTFKKEIEVENLKPFSRYMFQLSLSNYYSGLESSSPEPHQGVVIITEAGVPTRPENVEVQALTPTLAAVSWLPPKILNGAAVRYEIHWRPVQLVNGMRHNGEQSIKHTEQSSDGKLSATLQSLLPGQDYLICVRAYSTSSAIYNESLPQFLKMYPEPNNLTLTGTSVNSMNISWVPNKNLTIDYSLQYSIVGSDKWQTVVNPILRNDKVEFHIRKLQPKTFYRFKLTLRYPIYKLNVTWPSDARFTFQTSGDVPSAPGTPTITKVRGPVYQVNWEPAHARGSSITLYRLEGTILEDSDTMDKRRNETSEWRLYYNGTDTYWIIPDEMVQKYQFRVQAKNAYGLGTWSKASAVVDLSEAGSGIFVPPQHLGLILGLSVPLILGVMLLCFGFFLCPVYRQRKEDKKAVIPPAAPDVELATLREIPRGNFMQSNTLYATATQDDPDDSSLPKIKREQITLAKFLGSGAFGEVFQGIAKDLDGPGITGVAIKTLRKGASAQEKTEFLREARLMSPFRHKHVLRLLGVCLDTDPPLLVLELMKAGDLLTYLRASRCLQPSDPCALRLQDLLAMCEDVARGCQYLEELHFVHRDLACRNCLVSARDRENRVVKIGDFGLARDIYKNDYYRKEGEGLLPVRWMAPESLVDGVFTSQSDVWAFGVLMWEITSLGQQPYPARTNLEVLYHVRAGGRLPKPLNCPTPLHQLMLRCWSTADARPSFKACLDHIITLRSRTEDAAISPAHAGHYLSKQGVSNMAYFADENQNHNHSGNSWKSTSSEGSRDMQPFLPDSCNTTALLASGEIPKYLELIADNDVPDVRDTPTGGYEVPRPVQCLDKNEVQKESKIPELSDSQNESSNLDSEQLEDVVNQKRESANNFDLTEPKRASISSTGEKFCILDSSRLANHVSKCIAVTNSPSSIDDSRKSEKISTEIRGSLTSLSGRSSSSHGSSTSLTPSRPSSSLLNSQNTLPLKKNGATKQNILSSDTNSGRNTISKLSRTHSILQNGKANIPLAINSALLNSLRQTPDAGEDGNEIATYTNINSDAVRVNG is encoded by the exons AGGAAATAGGCACTCCACCTGCTCCGGCACTAGTCGCCGACAGTCTAACAGCCACCTCCCTGAGGCTGGAATGGAAGGGCATCGACTTGGCGAAACGAGGTGCCAAATTATCCTACGTGGTACAATGGATGTACGAGGAGCTCGCGGAATCTTGGCAATACTGCAGAAACGAATCGTGGGAAAAGGACAACCAGattttagtaaaaaatttacagccTTACACAAAGTACAGG tttcgcGTAGCCGTGATCCTGAAATCGACTCAGCACTCTAGGGAATCAATTGCTTCAGCTCCTAGTGTTCCAATCTTGACTAAACCCGAGGGTTTTCCATTGTCACCACCGGTAATTGTTAGGGCGGCAGCGGTAGATTGCTGCCGCGTGTCCGTGTCTTGGGAACCGGGACCGTTTCCAAACGGCCCACTTTTGTCCTATGTCCTGCGGCTGCAAGGGGGCAATTATTCCACGCTTAAG GATATTTCAGCTGTTGAAAATGTGACAGACCATTACATGTTTCAAAATCTGACGCCCCACCAAAACTATTCTGTGAGCATAACGATGAGGAATAGCGAAGGGGAGGGACCTCCTGCCGTAATATACATTTCAACAACGCCCGAGCCAgctg TTACAGACATGCAACTACCGATACTGATTCTTGGGGGAGAGCACCAGGTGAAGAAGCAGGTCGCCGACTTGTTAGAAAATCCAGTCTTGATCTATGAAACGGCCAACAAAATTTGCGGTGTCGCGATACACGTTGCCTCTGGACAAGTATTCGTATCGGATTCAGGTGGCTACGTTTATCGAACATCGGTTGATGAAAGAACCGATCCTGTTGTCGTGCTGAGCCCGGACCAAGTGAACTTCAAGCCACTGAGTTTATCCGTTGATTGGCTGAACTTGCATCTGTACGTCTTGGGAGAAGTCAAACACGCAACGACCGTCTGGCAAATAGCTCGTTGCAACCTGGATGGACGGGGACTGACCGTTGCGGTCGCAGCTTTTTTGTCCAAGCCTTCGCACATCGAAGTTGATCCGTACAACGGGTACCTGTTTTGGGTCAGCAAAGATGGATTATCTCGTTTGGATTTAGCCGATATTAGCAACGGTGTGAAGCACGAG ACACAGCCAGACCTTATACTCGAAGATTCGCATCTGGAGGCATTTATGGTCGATCACAGAAATTTTCGTCTGCTGATACCACATCCTATGCAAAACACGGTGTTATCGGTTACTTTGGATGGTAGAGAAGTCTCGAATCTCCGAGCGAACACTCAGCAGCCGCAATTTCAGAACGTCGTTTCACTGGCTATGGCCAACGGTTTGTTTTATTGGGCAAACGGAAGGGATATACTAACGGAAGACTATCATCCAGGCCAGAACAGATACTTTCATAACTCGTATCCCTACAA GTCTTGCTACAGCGTAAATGTGCTGATGGACGCCAGTCAACCAGCTCCAGTTCCTGTCAATCCACCGACCGGTGTTCAGGCTGTTCTTGGAGCCGAAATGGCAAAGGTTTCTTGGAGAGCGCCGTATCTGCTCGGAGGACAGGGTAAAGGAGCTTGGCAAAACTGGTCCTACGAATTAGAAATCAAAGACGAAATAACCGGGAAAGCTGTTCATCAAAAAGGAATCCGTTTATTGTCTCACACTGTTCATCGATTGAGAGAGAGAACTAAGTATTCGATAAAGGCTGCGGCATATACGAGCGCCGGACGAGGTCCCTGGTCTACAGAATTTCGAGGACGAACATTGAG AGATCCAAAAGGCGAGCCCTACGCTTCTATATTGTGGTCCGCGACTGAAGGATTATTGAAGAGTGACGTGACCGGAGAAAACGTGGAGACTTTGATACACAGGGCAAGCTGGAAGGACTCTGAAATGCAGTATCACATTGTCGACGTTGCGTGGTACAAAGACCTGCTCTACTTGGTCGGTAATAACTCGGTTTTGTACTGCTATAACACGACTAGCCATGAGAATAACAGAATGCACATAAATTCCGTTGGAAGCGTCGCTGTCGATTGGATATCGAAAAAACTCTACTGGGCAAATCCAAATCAGCAAATA ATAACCAGAGCAAACTTGGATGGAACTCATCAAGAACCAATGTCAATACTGGCAATTGTCAAGGAATTGATGATAGACTCGTTGGAAGCCTATTTGTATTGGTCGACTGGATATGCGGTCGAAGTATCGAGACTTAATGGCCAAGACAGAAGATTCTATTATTccgatgaaatatttatcggtAAGCAAGTAATGGGTTTGACGTTGGATACGGAGAACAAGTTTGTGTATTGGATTGTCAGGAGTTACGAAAGCGGATCGATACTCTACAAAGCACCAACGTCCGAAAGAATACCtttgaatgataaaattattccagagcag TTTCAGGTTTCGGCGTTACAATATCCTAACATACAAGGGCCACTTTGTTACTTTTCGGAGCACTTGCTGTGGCTCCAAGATGATAGAAATGCAGTTATCGGAGATTTGTCTGGTCAAAACACAGCCATTATCAACGGAATAACCTTGTCCGGTCTTCAGATGGTTGCCATAATGGATCACGCTCTTCACAAGTATCCGAAGAATTTATCTGCGAATAGCATTGTTGTATTACCGTCTGCGGTAAGCATAGACAGCATAAGAGTGGAAGGCAAATGGAACAATTTCAACGTCTCGTGGAACCCtgtgaaaaatgtaaactACGGAACGGTCTTTTACGAGGTGAAATTCGCGGATTATATAAACACGAATACGAATTCAGAAATCACTAAGGAAACAACGATACCTTACCACAAttccgaaatattttcaccatacGCCATATTGGAAGTAACCATAAAAGCGTTCACTTATTGGGGAATGTCACATAACACACGAAAAATTCTGAGATCTCCTCAAGCGAAACCTAGTCAACCAACGAACGCAAGAGGATTCGTTGAATTTGATAAGAAACCACTTAGCGACGAGACTAATATTTCCGCGGTGTTCAG ATGGGATCCACCCGATCATCCCAACGGCTTGATCCAAGTTTACGCAATAGACTGTTGGTACATGCTGGAAGGTATGAATATAGACATTTGCAACTGTCTCAATGTAAATTCGACAATGTTGGAATACCGATTGTATCAGTTGCTGCCGAACACAACTTACTACTTCCGAGTGCAGGCATACACAGAAGTCGGTGGCGGATGGTTCACCGACATCGTCAATATATCAACTGATTACGAAAATCCTGTACCGAAAATATTGGTGGCTACACCAGAGGCTGTGAGAATTTCAGATTTGGACAGACAAATCAACGACACGATAACCAGACATGTCGCTATTGAAGTGGCCTACTCTGCGGTGGAGAATAAAGTATATGGAATAAACGAAATGCAGGAGATGATGCTCGCGGATATCGATAGTCCGAACGTAACAAAAATTCTTAAATTGAACAATACCGCGTCAAGTTTATGCGTCAATTGGGTTACCAGGACCTTATTTTGGACGGAAGCAGATTACGGAGAATCTGTTAGTAGAAATATTATGCGACTGGATTTAACAGCGTGGGAAGCAGGCTATACAATCGCCGAGAAAATAATAACCACTAGGAACGCAACGTTAAATTTGGATATATCACCTCTGACAGG AACATTGTATTGGATCGAGTTAGTTCAAGCCGATCGCGGAGTGACGATGCAATCAAATTTGAACGGAGAAAATGTTCAGTATTTCTTCAACCAAATTGACGACTGCTCGTGTCATTATGCGCCGATTGTGAGACCGGTCATGGCGGTCGACAATACGGACGCCTCTACACCTGTAATTTATTGGGTCTCAATGGAAGGCCACTTGAACATCGCAGACATGGATGGATGTACTTGCAATGTGGTGCTCGGTCCAG GTTTTAACAGAGGTTTACCACCGACGTCATTGACAGTGGACAAGATAAATCTTTACTGGTCAAACGCGGATAAGGACAGTGTTTACTACGTAGAAAAAGCCAATCCGGATGACACCAGAATCAAAAGACTTTACTTGCAAAGCCCGCGTAGTCTTAAAGCCATTGGAAAATCTTTGCAGCCTTATCCAGTTGCCGAATGCTTGGTTCCGAGACAAGTATCTGATAATGTTGAAGTtctgaagaaattttcaaactccaTCAAGATCAAGTTACCTGAACCTGTGCCCCACTTCGCATGTGAGAAATATAATCTTCCGGCAACACTGTATACCATTTACATTACCGAATGCTCCGCGGTAGATTCTACTAAGTGTAGCAAcaacagagaaaaaatgaaactgaagACTTTCAAGAAGGAAATCGAAGTTGAAAATCTTAAACCGTTTAGTAGATACATGTTTCAGCTGAGTTTGAGCAACTACTACAGTGGCTTGGAGTCTTCCAGTCCTGAACCACACCAGGgagtagtaataataacggAGGCAGGAGTTCCAACGAGGCCAGAAAATGTCGAAGTTCAAGCACTAACGCCTACTTTAGCGGCGGTTAGTTGGCTGCCACCAAAAATATTGAACGGAGCAGCTGTTCGCTATGAAATTCATTGGAGACCAGTGCAGCTTGTTAACGGAATGAGACACAACGGCGAACAGTCGATTAAACACACCGAGCAATCTTCGGATGGAAAACTATCTGCGACGCTGCAGTCATTATTGCCGGGACAAGATTACCTGATATGTGTTCGCGCTTACTCGACTTCCAGTGCTATTTACAACGAAAGCCTTCCTCAATTCCTGAAAATGTATCCAGAACCAAACAACTTGACGCTGACTGGTACCAGTGTCAACTCGATGAACATATCATGGGTGCCGAATAAAAATCTGACTATTGACTACAGTCTGCAATACTCGATAGTGGGATCGGACAAATGGCAGACAGTTGTCAATCCGATACTTCGAAATGATAAGGTGGAATTCCACATTCGTAAACTGCAACCGAAAACTTTCTACAGATTTAAATTGACGCTAAGGTATCCAATTTATAAGCTTAACGTCACCTGGCCGTCAGACGCGAGATTTACTTTCCAAACATCAG GCGATGTTCCAAGCGCTCCTGGAACTCCCACAATAACGAAGGTGCGTGGTCCGGTCTATCAAGTTAATTGGGAGCCTGCACACGCTCGTGGATCTTCGATCACGTTGTATCGTCTTGAAGGAACCATCTTAGAAGATTCCGATACTATGGATAAACGTCGCAACGAAACTAGCGAATGGCGCCTCTACTATAACGGGACAGACACTTACTGGATAATCCCAGACGAAATGGTGCAAAAGTACCAATTTCGAGTTCAAGCAAAGAACGCGTATGGCCTTGGAACTTGGAGTAAAGCCAGCGCAGTGGTTGACTTAAGTGAGGCTGGGAGTGGAATATTTGTCCCACCGCAACACCTGGGATTGATACTAGGACTCAGTGTTCCTCTGATCCTCGGAGTGATGCTATTATGTTTTGGCTTTTTCCTTTGTC CAGTCTACCGGCAACGTAAAGAGGATAAAAAGGCAGTAATTCCACCAGCTGCGCCGGACGTTGAATTAGCAACGTTACGTGAAATTCCGCGCGGAAATTTTATGCAGTCAAACACGTTGTACGCAACTGCGACGCAAGACGACCCGGACGACTCTTCGCTGCCAAAGATAAAAAGGGAGCAAATAACGCTGGCCAAATTCCTGGGTAGCGGTGCATTCGGAGAG GTTTTTCAAGGCATTGCGAAGGACCTGGACGGTCCTGGAATAACTGGAGTGGCTATAAAGACTCTTAGAAAAGGGGCGTCTGCGCAAGAGAAGACTGAATTTTTACGCGAGGCTCGACTTATGAGTCCCTTCAGGCACAAGCACGTTCTTCGACTGCTTGGAGTTTGCCTAGACACAGATCCGCCGCTGCTGGTGTTGGAGCTAATGAAGGCTGGGGATCTGTTGACGTATTTGAGAGCCAGCCGCTGTCTACAGCCATCGGATCCCTGTGCTCTTAGACTTCAAGATCTTCTTGCTATGTGCGAAGATGTGGCGAGAGGCTGCCAATACCTGGAGGAACTTCATTTTGTTCACAGAGACCTAGCTTGCAGGAACTGCCTGGTATCCGCCAGGGACAGAGAGAACCGTGTGGTAAAAATTGGAGACTTCGGACTCGCAAGAGACATCTATAAAAACGATTACTACCGCAAG GAGGGCGAAGGCCTACTGCCGGTACGATGGATGGCACCGGAGTCTCTGGTGGATGGGGTATTTACCTCTCAAAGTGACGTGTGGGCGTTCGGTGTTTTGATGTGGGAAATCACTTCCCTGGGCCAGCAGCCGTACCCGGCAAGAACAAATCTGGAAGTGCTATACCACGTTAGAGCTGGCGGAAGACTGCCAAAGCCGCTAAATTGTCCAACGCCGTTACATCAGTTGATGCTGCGCTGCTGGAGCACGGCGGATGCTAGACCCAGTTTTAAGGCTTGTTTGGATCATATAATAACGCTCAGAAGCAGAACAGAAGATGCCGCGATCAGCCCTGCACATGCTGGCCATTACTTATCTAAACAAG GCGTGTCTAACATGGCTTACTTTGCTGATGAGAATCAAAATCATAACCACTCAG gCAACTCCTGGAAATCTACAAGCTCCGAAGGCAGTAGAGACATGCAGCCATTTTTACCCGATTCTTGCAACACGACGGCACTATTAGCGTCCGGCGAAATTCCGAAATATTTAGAATTAATAGCAGATAACGACGTACCTGATGTTAGAGATACTCCGACTGGTGGCTATGAAGTACCGAGACCCGTACAGTGCCTGGATAAAAATGAAGTTCAAAAGGAAAGCAAAATACCAGAACTATCAGATTCGCAAAATGAAAGCTCAAACTTGGATAGTGAACAATTGGAAGATGTTGTAAATCAAAAAAGAGAATCGGCGAATAACTTTGACTTGACGGAACCAAAAAGAGCCTCCATTTCCAGCACAGGAgaaaaattctgcattttgGATAGCTCAAGGTTGGCTAATCATGTTTCCAAATGTATAGCCGTGACGAACTCTCCGAGTTCCATTGACGACAGTCGCAAGAGCGAAAAAATCTCAACAGAAATCAGAGGATCGCTGACTAGTTTGAGCGGTAGAAGCAGCAGCTCCCACGGCTCGTCGACAAGCTTGACTCCTTCTAGGCCAAGCTCGTCGTTATTGAATTCTCAGAATACTTTGCCATTGAAGAAGAATGGGGCAACTAAGCAAAACATTCTATCCAGCGATACGAATAGTGGAAGAaatacaatttcgaaattaaGCAGGACACATTCAATTCTGCAAAACGGGAAAGCGAATATACCTTTAGCAATAAATAGTGCCTTACTGAATTCTCTCAGGCAAACACCAGACGCAGGTGAAGATGGAAATGAGATCGCTACCTATACAAATATAAACTCTGACGCGGTCAGAGTAAATGGGTAA